A portion of the Staphylococcus felis genome contains these proteins:
- a CDS encoding SLC13 family permease, which produces MSQSSTSTFKPLWLIISFIVLIGIMLLPVTHNLPLMGRAALAILAFAVILWVTEAVSYPVSATLIMGLIIILLGFSPVQNLSESLGNPQAGGEILKGSDLFGTSNALKLAFSGFSSSAVALVAAALFLATAMQVTHLHKRLALWVLMLVGNKTKNIVIGAILVAIILAFFVPSATARAGAVVPILLGMVAAFGVGKESKLAALLVITAVQAVSIWNVGIKTAAAQNIVAVNFINGQLGQDISWGEWFLYAAPWAVIMSIILYFIMLKVVPPEQQAIEGGKELVKKQLDELGPIKPKEWRLIIISILLLLMWSTEKILHPIDSSSITIIALAFMLLPKVGIMSWKEAESRIPWGTIIVFGVGISLGTVLLQTNAAQWLSDQTFGLIGLKGMPIVATIAIISLFNILIHLGFASATSLASALIPVFISLTTTINLGDQSIGFVLIQQFVISFGFLLPVSSPQGMLAYGTETFTVKDFLKVGIPITVIGYLLVIILSMTYWKWIGLL; this is translated from the coding sequence ATGAGTCAATCATCTACTAGTACATTCAAGCCTTTATGGTTAATCATTAGCTTTATTGTATTAATAGGCATCATGTTGTTACCTGTTACACATAATCTACCTTTAATGGGAAGGGCTGCACTGGCAATATTAGCATTCGCGGTGATTTTATGGGTGACAGAAGCAGTGAGTTATCCCGTTTCGGCTACATTAATTATGGGGCTTATCATTATCTTATTAGGCTTTAGCCCTGTTCAAAATTTGTCAGAGAGTTTAGGAAATCCACAAGCTGGAGGCGAGATACTAAAGGGGTCTGACTTATTTGGAACGAGTAACGCCTTAAAGCTTGCATTTAGTGGTTTTTCTTCAAGTGCTGTAGCCCTTGTTGCAGCAGCGTTATTTTTAGCAACCGCTATGCAAGTTACTCATTTACATAAGCGATTGGCTTTGTGGGTGTTGATGCTTGTAGGCAATAAGACTAAAAATATTGTCATCGGTGCAATTTTGGTAGCGATTATTTTAGCATTTTTCGTGCCATCCGCAACAGCTCGTGCGGGTGCCGTTGTTCCTATTCTTTTAGGAATGGTTGCTGCATTTGGTGTAGGAAAAGAGAGTAAACTTGCAGCACTATTAGTGATTACAGCAGTACAAGCTGTGTCTATTTGGAATGTTGGTATTAAAACAGCTGCTGCTCAAAATATTGTTGCTGTCAATTTTATTAATGGTCAGCTGGGTCAGGACATTTCTTGGGGTGAATGGTTTTTATATGCAGCACCATGGGCTGTAATAATGTCTATTATCCTATACTTTATTATGTTGAAAGTCGTTCCGCCAGAACAACAAGCAATTGAAGGCGGTAAAGAACTTGTTAAAAAACAGCTAGATGAGCTAGGTCCGATTAAACCGAAAGAATGGCGATTAATTATCATTTCCATTCTGCTTTTGCTGATGTGGTCAACTGAAAAAATATTACACCCTATTGATTCGTCTTCAATAACGATTATCGCACTTGCATTTATGTTATTACCTAAAGTGGGAATCATGAGTTGGAAAGAAGCAGAAAGTCGTATACCATGGGGGACAATCATTGTTTTTGGTGTAGGGATTTCATTAGGTACTGTATTATTACAGACAAATGCGGCACAATGGTTAAGTGACCAAACATTTGGGTTGATTGGATTAAAAGGTATGCCAATTGTCGCAACCATCGCGATTATATCTTTATTTAATATATTAATACATCTAGGCTTTGCAAGTGCAACAAGTTTAGCGTCTGCGCTCATTCCAGTGTTTATTTCGCTGACAACAACGATAAATCTAGGTGATCAATCTATTGGTTTTGTCCTAATTCAACAATTTGTCATTAGTTTTGGATTTTTATTACCTGTGAGCTCTCCTCAAGGGATGTTAGCTTATGGAACTGAAACATTTACGGTTAAGGACTTCTTGAAGGTAGGTATACCCATCACTGTCATTGGCTATCTGTTAGTTATTATTTTGAGTATGACTTATTGGAAATGGATTGGATTGTTATAA
- a CDS encoding formate/nitrite transporter family protein, translating to MGMSKPTKSVSDTFSSRQTVESIVESVAMKEVLLDKAMPRYILKSMMSGFLLTIVTVFMLAMKTQMHDALPGVVNLMGAIAFSIALVFIVLTHSELLTSNFMYLTVGMYYRTITIAKSTWLFFVCFLGNILGAFVLFIMMFFTKVMTPEMIAALTTTVDAKTIEPTWYAILVKAIFANFFINIGIYVSMQFKDGLSKTFFIAIGVIIFVFMAYEHVVYNAGLFVGMLFYNVDAMSWLGVLKNIVFAFIGNFIGGGIMIGLLYAYLNGSRQK from the coding sequence ATGGGGATGAGTAAACCAACCAAATCTGTGAGCGATACATTTAGCTCTCGACAAACAGTAGAAAGTATTGTGGAATCAGTTGCAATGAAAGAAGTATTGTTAGATAAAGCGATGCCACGATACATATTAAAGTCAATGATGTCGGGTTTTCTCTTAACGATTGTAACTGTATTTATGCTTGCGATGAAGACACAAATGCATGATGCATTGCCTGGTGTTGTCAATTTAATGGGAGCGATTGCATTTAGTATTGCTTTAGTATTTATTGTATTAACACATTCTGAGTTGTTGACGAGTAATTTCATGTATCTCACTGTCGGAATGTATTATCGCACTATTACAATTGCGAAATCGACGTGGTTATTTTTTGTTTGTTTCCTGGGAAATATTTTAGGTGCTTTTGTCTTATTTATTATGATGTTTTTTACAAAAGTAATGACACCTGAAATGATTGCGGCATTAACAACAACTGTTGATGCTAAGACAATTGAACCCACTTGGTATGCTATTTTAGTGAAAGCGATATTTGCTAACTTTTTTATCAATATTGGGATTTATGTGTCTATGCAATTTAAAGATGGTTTATCAAAAACATTTTTTATCGCAATAGGTGTCATTATCTTTGTATTTATGGCATATGAACACGTTGTATATAATGCAGGTTTATTTGTAGGGATGCTCTTTTATAATGTAGATGCTATGTCGTGGTTAGGTGTCCTAAAAAATATTGTATTTGCATTTATCGGTAACTTTATCGGTGGTGGGATTATGATTGGGCTACTTTATGCATACTTGAACGGATCTCGCCAAAAGTAG
- a CDS encoding GNAT family N-acetyltransferase, with protein MSNEIIRMATLQDAEALQELMYRAFTPLREVGIEWPSVNADIEMIEKNIKYNTALVLEKEGRIISTLSIRYPWEPKDAVSKYPFVWWFATDPDYAGQGYGNQMMTYVEETILRDTLKAPAVVLGTSARKMAWLKDVYAKRGYETFFEKEDETGDIGAMMVKVLIPERYNKELLETPPWFRE; from the coding sequence ATGTCTAATGAAATAATTCGAATGGCCACATTACAAGATGCTGAGGCACTTCAAGAGCTCATGTATCGTGCATTTACACCTTTAAGAGAAGTCGGTATTGAATGGCCCTCTGTCAATGCAGATATTGAGATGATCGAAAAGAATATTAAGTACAATACGGCGTTAGTTTTGGAAAAAGAGGGGCGTATTATCTCAACGTTATCAATACGCTATCCTTGGGAACCTAAAGATGCCGTCTCAAAATATCCTTTTGTATGGTGGTTTGCTACAGATCCAGATTATGCTGGACAAGGATATGGCAACCAAATGATGACTTATGTTGAAGAGACGATTTTAAGAGATACGTTAAAAGCACCAGCAGTCGTTTTAGGTACATCTGCACGTAAAATGGCATGGTTAAAAGATGTTTATGCTAAGCGCGGCTATGAAACATTTTTTGAAAAAGAAGATGAAACTGGTGATATTGGTGCGATGATGGTCAAAGTTTTAATACCAGAACGTTATAATAAAGAATTATTAGAAACACCACCATGGTTTCGAGAATAG
- a CDS encoding sirohydrochlorin chelatase, producing MRSGKLNETLLHFTKRLFKETDLDYDIAFLESKTQTLSDCISHNVQNGYQQIQMIPLLLLNASHYFEDIIAIRDEWQYNHPEIEIQIAQPLGTHPAMKDWISEQIENCSSQINDKTAIVILAHGNKRFDEPDIALTQITQELTAQYHACFPAMVYGSLNFKQILPPLAQVYKRLIIIPYFFYDGFLVNRTKQQISEMHLDCEMYFTPAIHFHPILKKVILARLHELEEGACVSGTT from the coding sequence ATGCGAAGTGGAAAATTGAATGAAACATTACTTCATTTTACAAAGAGACTTTTTAAAGAAACAGATTTAGATTATGACATTGCTTTCTTAGAGAGTAAAACACAAACATTATCTGACTGCATTAGTCACAATGTCCAAAATGGATATCAGCAGATTCAAATGATCCCTTTACTTTTATTAAATGCGTCACATTATTTTGAGGATATCATCGCAATACGTGATGAATGGCAGTACAATCACCCAGAAATAGAAATTCAAATCGCACAACCATTAGGAACACATCCAGCTATGAAAGATTGGATAAGTGAACAAATTGAAAACTGTAGCAGTCAAATTAATGACAAAACAGCAATTGTCATATTAGCACATGGGAATAAGCGGTTTGATGAGCCAGACATAGCCCTGACCCAAATAACACAAGAATTAACGGCACAGTATCATGCATGTTTTCCGGCGATGGTTTATGGATCGCTTAATTTCAAACAAATATTGCCACCATTAGCTCAAGTCTATAAGCGACTCATTATTATTCCATATTTCTTTTATGATGGTTTTTTAGTGAATCGTACGAAACAGCAAATTAGCGAAATGCATCTAGACTGTGAAATGTATTTTACACCAGCAATTCATTTTCACCCAATATTAAAAAAGGTCATCCTAGCACGACTACATGAATTAGAGGAGGGAGCATGTGTATCCGGTACAACTTAA
- a CDS encoding precorrin-2 dehydrogenase/sirohydrochlorin ferrochelatase family protein, producing the protein MYPVQLNLSQKHVTIIGGGKIAWRKFKKLKDEGCTIDIVSPTFLELFTNSAWPSHIRFIQKRYESNDIEGADLIIIATNDRKVNDQVRSDAQSHQWVNHTGDRSQSDFFNMKTVTYDHVTFHLSSNGQSVQKTQYYAAKLETFLKTLEGDFDA; encoded by the coding sequence GTGTATCCGGTACAACTTAATCTTAGTCAAAAGCACGTCACTATTATTGGTGGGGGAAAGATAGCATGGCGAAAGTTTAAGAAACTAAAAGATGAAGGATGCACGATTGATATTGTCAGTCCAACATTCCTTGAACTTTTCACGAATAGCGCTTGGCCCTCTCATATCCGATTCATTCAAAAGAGATACGAATCAAATGATATTGAAGGTGCAGACTTAATTATAATAGCGACGAATGACCGAAAAGTGAATGACCAGGTGCGTTCAGATGCACAAAGCCATCAATGGGTTAATCATACGGGAGATCGTTCGCAATCTGATTTTTTTAATATGAAGACAGTGACTTATGATCATGTCACATTTCATCTCAGTTCAAACGGGCAATCTGTTCAAAAAACACAATATTATGCCGCAAAACTTGAAACATTTTTAAAGACATTAGAGGGGGATTTTGATGCGTAA
- the nirB gene encoding nitrite reductase large subunit NirB, which translates to MRKTKLLMIGNGMAGVRTIEEILERDPDRFDITIIGKEPYPNYNRIMLSNILQNKMTVDETIMNPYEWYEEHHIHLITGDKVVNINRELQHVETEQGQVVEYDQMIIATGSDSFILPIDGSRLEGVVGFRTIDDTEKMLEIAKTKKKAIVIGGGLLGLECARGLVDQGMDVTVVHLAEWLMEVQLDRKAGELLKTDLEKQGIKFELQANTQEIIGDEHVEAIRLSDGRVLEADMVVMAVGIRPVTKEARAAGLEIGRGIVVDDYMKTSDPNIYAVGECAEHRSKVYGLVAPLYEQGKVLADHITGNLTEGYKGSTTFTSLKVSGCDLFSAGRINETDEIHGIETFNSVDNIYKKVFIKDRTIVGAVLYGDIEEGNRFYNMMKKGDTIDDYTLVSILHKAGEVDAISVAEMDDDETICGCNGVCKGTIVSAIQEEGLTSVNEVTKATKAGNSCGKCKSQIAELLEHTLGEDFVATAPTGICACTDLTRDQIVTQIRAKGLKTSKEVRHVLDFKDKGGCPKCRPAINYYLNMVYPHEHEDERASRFANERYHANIQKDGTFSVIPQMRGGVTDADQLIRLGEVAKKYHVPLVKVTGSQRIGLYGLKKEELPQVWEELGMRSASAYAKKTRSVKSCVGKEFCRFGTQYTTQLGIRLEKTFEYIDTPHKFKMGVSGCPRSCVESGVKDFGVIGVENGFQIFVGGNGGTTVEVAEHLTTVETEDEVIQLCGAYMQYYRETGIYAERTAPWLRRLGFDHIKAVVLDPEKQKALFNRIMDAKEAVSEEPWNAIINNEEKQKIFEVEKV; encoded by the coding sequence ATGCGTAAAACAAAGTTATTAATGATTGGAAATGGCATGGCGGGTGTACGTACGATAGAAGAAATCTTAGAACGTGATCCGGATCGTTTTGATATTACAATCATCGGTAAAGAACCATATCCGAATTACAATAGAATTATGTTATCAAATATATTGCAAAATAAAATGACTGTTGATGAGACGATTATGAATCCATATGAATGGTATGAAGAGCACCATATTCACTTAATAACAGGTGATAAAGTCGTTAACATTAATCGAGAATTACAACATGTCGAAACAGAGCAAGGACAAGTTGTCGAATATGATCAAATGATTATTGCAACAGGTTCAGATTCATTCATCTTACCAATTGATGGCTCCAGGTTAGAGGGAGTTGTTGGTTTTAGAACGATTGATGATACAGAGAAAATGCTAGAGATAGCGAAAACGAAGAAAAAAGCTATTGTTATTGGCGGGGGACTATTAGGATTAGAGTGTGCACGAGGACTTGTCGATCAAGGCATGGATGTGACAGTCGTTCACTTGGCAGAATGGCTTATGGAAGTACAACTTGACCGTAAAGCTGGAGAATTATTGAAAACAGACTTGGAAAAGCAAGGAATAAAGTTTGAACTCCAAGCGAATACGCAAGAGATTATAGGTGATGAGCATGTAGAAGCGATACGTCTTTCTGATGGTCGTGTTTTAGAGGCTGATATGGTCGTGATGGCAGTTGGTATACGTCCAGTCACAAAAGAAGCACGTGCAGCAGGCTTAGAAATCGGACGAGGTATTGTTGTAGATGACTATATGAAAACAAGTGATCCCAATATCTATGCAGTGGGAGAATGCGCGGAACATCGCTCTAAAGTATATGGGTTAGTCGCGCCTTTATACGAACAAGGCAAAGTATTAGCAGACCATATTACAGGAAACCTGACAGAAGGTTATAAGGGATCAACAACATTTACATCATTAAAAGTGTCAGGTTGTGATTTGTTTAGTGCTGGACGTATTAATGAAACAGATGAAATCCATGGAATTGAAACATTTAATAGTGTCGATAATATCTACAAAAAAGTATTTATCAAAGATCGTACCATTGTAGGCGCTGTCCTGTATGGAGATATTGAGGAGGGCAACCGCTTCTACAATATGATGAAAAAAGGCGATACGATTGATGATTATACATTAGTATCTATATTGCATAAAGCAGGTGAAGTCGATGCAATCAGTGTTGCAGAAATGGATGATGATGAAACGATATGTGGCTGTAATGGCGTATGTAAAGGAACTATCGTGAGTGCGATTCAAGAAGAAGGATTGACATCAGTGAATGAAGTGACCAAAGCGACTAAAGCAGGGAACTCTTGTGGTAAGTGTAAATCGCAAATTGCAGAGTTACTTGAACATACATTAGGTGAGGACTTTGTAGCGACTGCACCAACTGGCATTTGTGCGTGTACAGATTTAACGCGAGACCAAATTGTGACGCAAATACGTGCGAAAGGACTCAAAACCTCAAAAGAAGTCCGCCACGTGTTAGATTTTAAAGACAAAGGGGGATGTCCGAAATGTCGCCCAGCGATTAATTACTATTTGAACATGGTCTATCCTCACGAGCATGAAGATGAAAGAGCATCACGATTTGCGAATGAGCGCTATCACGCCAATATTCAAAAAGATGGGACATTCTCAGTTATTCCACAAATGCGTGGGGGTGTCACTGATGCAGATCAATTAATACGTTTAGGTGAAGTTGCGAAAAAGTATCATGTCCCACTCGTCAAAGTGACGGGTTCACAAAGAATTGGACTTTACGGCTTGAAAAAAGAAGAGCTCCCTCAAGTATGGGAAGAATTAGGGATGCGTTCAGCATCAGCATATGCGAAGAAAACACGTTCAGTCAAAAGTTGTGTGGGAAAAGAATTTTGTCGATTTGGCACACAGTATACGACTCAGTTAGGTATTCGATTAGAAAAAACATTCGAATATATTGATACGCCACATAAATTTAAAATGGGTGTATCAGGATGTCCAAGAAGCTGTGTCGAATCAGGCGTGAAAGATTTTGGTGTCATCGGTGTTGAGAATGGCTTCCAAATTTTCGTGGGCGGTAACGGTGGAACAACTGTTGAAGTCGCGGAGCATCTTACAACAGTCGAAACAGAAGATGAAGTGATTCAGTTATGTGGGGCTTATATGCAATATTACAGAGAAACAGGGATATATGCAGAACGTACAGCACCATGGTTAAGACGATTAGGATTTGATCACATCAAAGCAGTCGTACTTGATCCAGAAAAACAAAAAGCATTGTTTAATCGTATTATGGATGCTAAAGAAGCGGTATCAGAAGAACCTTGGAATGCCATTATCAATAATGAAGAAAAGCAAAAAATATTTGAAGTTGAGAAGGTGTAA
- the nirD gene encoding nitrite reductase small subunit NirD yields MMLQEKVKVAHISELEPLIGKKIIVNGIQIGLFLMENGDIKAIHNVCPHKEGPLSEGTVSGHYVFCPLHDQKIDLNSGEVQEPDEGCVATYAVEVKDGDIYVCL; encoded by the coding sequence ATCATGCTACAAGAAAAAGTAAAAGTTGCACATATATCAGAACTTGAACCTTTAATTGGTAAAAAAATCATTGTCAATGGCATTCAAATTGGACTTTTTTTAATGGAAAATGGTGATATTAAAGCCATTCATAACGTATGTCCACATAAAGAAGGACCATTGTCAGAGGGAACAGTGAGCGGGCATTATGTTTTTTGTCCATTACATGATCAAAAAATTGATTTAAACAGTGGTGAAGTTCAAGAACCAGATGAAGGCTGTGTTGCGACATATGCGGTAGAAGTAAAGGATGGAGATATATACGTATGTCTCTAA
- the cobA gene encoding uroporphyrinogen-III C-methyltransferase produces MSLIEKGKVYLVGAGPGNPLYLTRKAERCIQKADVILYDQLVNPFILQLSKPSAEWIHVGKTPYTKYIKQERINALLVEKANEYQTVVRLKGGDPAIFGRVAEEVETLKAHGIHFEIVPGVTAASAAVSQLERGLTERNVSTNITFTTGHFKNNEDNEIDITTLTHNGTLAIYMGIKRLPQLMQQIKSHIQKDFPVAVVFNASCHNQYIVTGTVTTIVDRIAQLPERLGPGITIVGDVAREIQSDTVLPLQSPDIILLQGPKDACLSLAYDLYEQGQVAYLDYQNDNTIHHTQRQKITELIQQTRITEIIKL; encoded by the coding sequence ATGTCTCTAATCGAAAAGGGTAAAGTTTATTTAGTGGGAGCAGGACCAGGCAATCCGCTCTACTTAACTCGCAAAGCCGAACGATGTATACAAAAAGCGGACGTTATTTTATACGATCAACTTGTAAACCCCTTTATTTTACAATTATCAAAACCAAGTGCGGAATGGATTCATGTTGGGAAAACGCCTTATACAAAATATATAAAACAAGAACGTATCAATGCATTATTAGTTGAAAAAGCGAATGAATATCAGACAGTTGTTCGACTTAAAGGTGGAGATCCAGCGATATTTGGACGTGTTGCTGAAGAAGTCGAAACATTAAAAGCGCATGGTATTCACTTTGAAATCGTTCCAGGTGTTACAGCAGCAAGTGCAGCAGTGAGTCAATTAGAGAGAGGATTAACTGAAAGAAATGTATCTACAAATATTACATTTACAACAGGACACTTCAAAAATAACGAAGACAATGAAATTGATATCACAACGTTAACTCACAATGGAACATTAGCGATATATATGGGGATTAAACGCTTGCCGCAACTAATGCAACAGATTAAGTCGCATATTCAAAAAGACTTTCCAGTGGCAGTTGTGTTCAATGCATCATGTCATAATCAATATATCGTGACAGGTACTGTAACAACGATAGTCGATCGAATAGCACAATTACCGGAACGACTCGGCCCAGGTATCACTATCGTTGGAGATGTAGCAAGAGAGATTCAGTCTGACACAGTATTACCTTTACAATCTCCAGACATTATTTTATTACAAGGACCAAAAGACGCTTGTTTATCACTTGCATATGACTTATATGAACAAGGTCAAGTGGCCTATCTAGATTACCAAAATGATAATACTATTCACCACACTCAGCGTCAAAAAATAACTGAGTTGATCCAACAGACACGTATTACAGAAATCATTAAATTATAA
- a CDS encoding 5'-nucleotidase C-terminal domain-containing protein codes for MKNRILPIILMICCVMGILLAFDGPSVHADELVPSNQQSGETVEKVDTVIPKSQADTESQVTEQDTTTELSNDNPEQSSKVNALKANQNQEINKIESQQDNVKQSETVPSIEPEDTAQNTDSMKAEGAQQPALRATTQSENSNQAHDTKRTILHTNDIHGRMVEEDGRVIGLPKLKAIKEQKQPDLMVDAGDAFQGLPLSNQSKGEEMAKAMNEVGYDAMAAGNHEFDFGYDQLKKLEGMLNFPILSSNVYKDGKLSFKPSVIIEKKGLKYGVIGVTTPETKTKTSPVGIKGVTFTDPLKSVIREMDKLNGQVDIFVILSHLGIDETTKEVWRGDYLTKQLSQNKNYQVPIFVIDGHSHSVLQNGETFGHDLLAQTGTALANIGQITFDYHDAHVENAKASLISAEDVKNVVPNAALQNQVEQANKQFLAETSEVIVPNHTIDLMGEREAVRTGETNLGNAIADAMEAYGQTGFSHPSDFAVTNSGGIRASIKKGEVTLNDIMTVLPFGNTIAQIQVKGDDVLKAFEQSLSAQVVETNGQKQLAASGGFLQISRSIRVYYDLDQEPGNRVREVQLFNHQTNRFEPLDLNRTYYVATNDFTASGGDGYDMFIGPREEGVSLDKVFADYLKVADLSQYDTTQPVRIINGVPESTSQNTSEGQPEIEKIQTHPKVEQQQIGQASGFSNDSATQQTNTSHSVATISNSHLQALGNASETLNVASGKMMLWDKTITESKHHLQLTSVDETFSNEHSTAQKNNHARVDVLPETGTNEAIPLGLGLMMIGAGMVVVRFRRHHSQI; via the coding sequence ATGAAAAATAGGATTTTACCCATCATACTAATGATATGTTGTGTAATGGGGATATTACTTGCATTCGATGGTCCATCTGTTCATGCAGACGAACTAGTACCATCAAATCAACAATCTGGTGAAACTGTAGAAAAGGTTGATACAGTTATACCCAAATCTCAAGCTGATACAGAAAGTCAAGTGACTGAACAAGATACAACGACAGAACTTTCTAATGACAATCCAGAGCAATCATCAAAAGTAAATGCACTCAAAGCAAATCAAAACCAAGAGATAAATAAAATCGAATCACAACAAGATAATGTTAAGCAATCAGAAACAGTACCGTCAATAGAGCCTGAAGACACAGCGCAAAATACTGATTCAATGAAAGCTGAAGGTGCACAACAACCAGCACTGCGAGCTACTACACAATCTGAAAATAGCAATCAAGCTCATGATACGAAGCGTACGATTTTACATACAAATGACATACATGGGCGAATGGTGGAAGAAGATGGTCGTGTCATTGGGTTGCCTAAACTTAAGGCAATCAAAGAACAAAAGCAGCCTGATTTAATGGTTGACGCGGGCGATGCATTCCAAGGATTGCCTCTTTCGAATCAATCTAAAGGTGAAGAAATGGCTAAAGCAATGAATGAAGTCGGCTATGATGCGATGGCAGCTGGAAATCATGAATTTGACTTTGGTTATGACCAATTGAAAAAATTAGAAGGGATGTTAAACTTTCCAATCTTAAGTTCTAACGTGTATAAAGACGGAAAATTATCCTTTAAACCTTCAGTCATCATTGAAAAAAAGGGTTTGAAATATGGTGTAATCGGTGTGACGACACCCGAAACCAAAACGAAGACAAGTCCTGTAGGGATTAAAGGCGTGACATTTACAGATCCATTAAAAAGTGTCATACGTGAAATGGATAAGCTCAACGGTCAAGTGGATATTTTTGTTATTTTATCTCATTTAGGCATTGATGAAACGACGAAAGAGGTATGGCGTGGTGATTATTTAACGAAACAGTTAAGTCAGAATAAAAACTATCAAGTCCCTATTTTTGTCATTGATGGTCATTCACATTCTGTACTACAAAACGGTGAAACTTTTGGACATGATCTCCTTGCACAAACTGGTACAGCACTTGCAAATATTGGCCAAATTACATTTGATTATCATGATGCACATGTTGAAAATGCGAAAGCGTCATTGATTTCAGCTGAAGATGTCAAAAATGTCGTTCCTAATGCAGCATTACAAAATCAAGTGGAACAAGCTAATAAGCAATTTTTAGCGGAAACATCAGAAGTGATTGTTCCAAATCATACCATCGATTTGATGGGAGAACGTGAAGCGGTTCGTACAGGTGAGACAAATCTAGGCAATGCTATCGCTGATGCTATGGAGGCATATGGTCAAACTGGATTTAGTCATCCATCAGATTTTGCAGTTACGAACAGTGGTGGCATTCGAGCATCAATTAAAAAAGGAGAAGTTACCCTTAATGACATTATGACTGTTTTGCCATTTGGTAATACAATTGCACAAATTCAAGTTAAAGGAGATGATGTTCTAAAAGCCTTTGAACAAAGTCTAAGTGCACAAGTTGTAGAAACAAATGGTCAAAAGCAACTCGCTGCTAGTGGTGGGTTCCTTCAGATTTCTCGTTCTATTCGTGTTTATTATGATTTAGACCAAGAACCTGGGAACCGCGTTCGTGAAGTGCAATTATTTAATCATCAAACAAATCGATTTGAACCACTTGATTTAAATCGAACATATTATGTTGCGACAAATGATTTTACCGCTTCAGGTGGAGATGGCTATGATATGTTTATCGGCCCTCGTGAAGAAGGGGTATCTCTTGATAAAGTTTTTGCAGATTACTTGAAGGTGGCAGATCTTTCGCAATATGATACGACACAACCAGTTCGTATCATTAATGGTGTACCCGAGTCAACATCTCAAAATACATCAGAAGGGCAGCCTGAAATCGAGAAGATACAAACACATCCAAAAGTCGAACAACAACAGATTGGACAGGCATCAGGATTTTCAAACGATAGCGCAACGCAACAAACAAATACTTCTCATTCAGTTGCAACAATATCTAATTCTCATCTACAAGCGTTAGGCAATGCTTCAGAAACGTTGAACGTGGCATCAGGAAAAATGATGCTATGGGATAAAACGATTACTGAATCAAAACATCATTTGCAGCTTACATCAGTAGACGAGACATTTAGCAATGAACACTCTACAGCTCAAAAGAATAATCATGCGCGTGTTGACGTTTTACCTGAAACAGGAACGAATGAAGCAATACCACTAGGATTAGGCCTTATGATGATAGGTGCAGGTATGGTCGTAGTGAGGTTTAGACGTCATCATTCACAAATTTAA